A window from Dehalobacter sp. DCA encodes these proteins:
- the nifH gene encoding nitrogenase iron protein — MIMRQIAIYGKGGIGKSTTTQNTVAALAEMGKKIMIVGCDPKADSTRLILNIKAQTTVMDMARDKGSVEDIELEDVLYTGYGDVRCAESGGPEPGVGCAGRGVITAINFLEENGAYTPDLDYVFYDVLGDVVCGGFAMPIRENKAQEIYIVCSGEMMAMYAANNIAKGILKYATSGGVRLAGLICNSRNTDKEYELIDALAKRLNTQLIHFVPRDNEVQRAELRRQTVIQYNDKHIQADEYRALAKKIDENKNLTIPTPLTMDELEELLMEFGIIEDEETAAAKLG, encoded by the coding sequence ATGATTATGCGACAAATAGCGATTTACGGTAAAGGGGGTATCGGCAAGTCCACTACCACACAAAATACGGTGGCAGCCTTAGCCGAAATGGGAAAGAAAATCATGATTGTCGGCTGTGATCCTAAAGCAGACTCGACGAGACTTATCTTAAATATTAAAGCCCAGACCACCGTGATGGATATGGCCAGAGACAAAGGATCAGTCGAAGACATCGAACTGGAGGATGTTCTCTACACAGGATACGGAGATGTACGCTGCGCTGAATCCGGAGGTCCTGAACCGGGTGTCGGCTGCGCAGGACGCGGTGTTATCACGGCAATTAACTTTCTGGAAGAGAATGGAGCCTATACGCCTGATTTGGATTACGTTTTTTATGACGTTTTGGGCGACGTTGTTTGCGGCGGATTTGCGATGCCGATCAGGGAAAATAAAGCCCAGGAAATCTATATCGTTTGTTCCGGGGAGATGATGGCGATGTATGCGGCTAACAACATAGCCAAAGGGATTCTCAAATATGCCACTTCCGGAGGCGTTCGCTTAGCCGGTTTGATCTGCAACAGCCGGAATACGGATAAAGAGTATGAACTAATTGATGCTTTAGCCAAACGCTTAAATACGCAGCTGATTCATTTTGTTCCGCGCGATAACGAAGTCCAGAGGGCGGAACTCCGTCGACAGACCGTGATTCAATATAACGATAAGCATATACAGGCTGATGAGTATCGGGCCCTGGCTAAAAAAATTGATGAGAACAAAAATCTGACAATACCGACGCCATTGACGATGGATGAATTGGAAGAACTTCTAATGGAGTTTGGGATTATCGAAGATGAAGAGACAGCTGCAGCCAAACTGGGATAA
- a CDS encoding P-II family nitrogen regulator has translation MKEIIAIIRRHQVPSSKKALEEAGFNALTIQSVEGRGKQKGVGGWAAEVDPMLNPLLKYETPVAEAIMKWIPKRMLHLVVQDDEAETAVKTLIKANQTGHIGDGKIFVCPLEEVFR, from the coding sequence ATGAAAGAAATCATAGCCATCATAAGACGACATCAGGTGCCTTCTTCCAAAAAAGCTTTGGAGGAAGCCGGCTTCAATGCACTCACGATTCAAAGTGTTGAAGGGCGCGGGAAACAGAAAGGAGTAGGCGGCTGGGCTGCGGAGGTTGATCCGATGCTGAATCCGCTGCTCAAATATGAAACTCCGGTAGCGGAAGCAATCATGAAATGGATTCCGAAACGAATGCTGCACCTGGTCGTTCAGGATGATGAAGCAGAGACTGCAGTGAAGACCTTAATCAAAGCCAATCAGACCGGACACATTGGAGACGGAAAGATCTTTGTTTGCCCGTTAGAGGAAGTATTCAGATGA
- a CDS encoding P-II family nitrogen regulator: MKMVRAIVRPEKSESIAEKLAETGIVSMTKMHVFGRGKTRGLQVGDINYDEFPKVMMMIVVSDEELEKTVEVILENGRTGNIGDGKIFISAVEAAYTVRTGEEAL, from the coding sequence ATGAAAATGGTCAGAGCAATTGTCAGACCGGAGAAGAGTGAAAGCATTGCTGAAAAATTAGCAGAAACCGGGATCGTATCCATGACCAAGATGCATGTATTTGGACGGGGAAAAACCAGAGGCCTGCAGGTAGGGGATATTAACTACGATGAGTTTCCCAAAGTAATGATGATGATCGTCGTTTCCGACGAGGAGCTGGAAAAAACAGTTGAAGTCATTCTGGAAAATGGCAGGACTGGGAATATTGGTGACGGAAAAATATTTATCTCTGCTGTTGAAGCAGCATACACAGTACGTACTGGTGAAGAGGCACTGTAA
- a CDS encoding DUF2334 domain-containing protein, whose translation MFRKNVFVIALISVLFLTVITHISASTDPNNISKRPFSGKLPALVRLEDVGPGQEYTSQENLDKLIVIADYLQQEGIPFEVSLIPRMVEPGRNYDVTIADNTEYTRKFVSVIKSLEERGGIIGVHGYTHQSRNSNSVSGYEFYSSAKNPDVPNTYTYAKERAEKAIALFDRAGIDPAYWETPHYSASPQQLVAFQEQIGLIYENNYYYPEAWKSNNVVNQQQEYYCGLDVVPAPLGHLNSPERLAAMLAVLDDPAKSGTLASLYFHPTYEFQFIKEVQQKDGKVQYIYDENSLLHQLVKELKNRGYAFVSIYSLVGFVPAQRAENIQFDPRDEIFAGQFVPHASGKALLIWNKRANQWRMSQYTASWYAPRGTNAFQDLGVWLKDLTLEKGTVPLVGYFKNKDREDLLLFNAASGNLILAVNNGNKFVPSHLKWQALNQLQTVLPLSADLNKDGLTDLFLYDKEHGRIGSAINQGGLFTDITWQGFDLLKAKNLKLAAGDFNGDGNSELFVMDHDTKQSKMLAGRKANKFSLAAGTWNSPFCFKPDSQIFAADINGDGKDDLLVHDSDGFWQSYISSGSKFVADRPFGPWGSRNEDAALAADMNGDNRADLVMIDHNTGHYNLNTAISVSGK comes from the coding sequence ATGTTTAGAAAAAACGTATTTGTGATTGCATTGATATCCGTTCTTTTTTTAACAGTCATTACGCATATCAGCGCATCTACTGATCCCAACAATATCTCAAAGAGACCATTTTCAGGGAAACTGCCGGCCTTAGTAAGATTAGAGGATGTAGGTCCCGGGCAAGAATACACAAGCCAGGAAAATCTCGATAAACTGATTGTGATTGCAGATTATCTCCAGCAGGAGGGAATACCTTTTGAAGTCTCCTTAATTCCCAGAATGGTTGAGCCCGGCAGGAACTATGATGTTACAATTGCTGACAATACGGAATATACCCGAAAATTTGTCTCTGTCATCAAAAGCCTGGAAGAAAGAGGCGGTATCATCGGGGTTCATGGCTATACCCACCAGAGCCGGAACAGTAATAGTGTATCCGGGTATGAATTTTACAGCTCGGCTAAAAATCCCGACGTGCCCAATACATACACGTATGCAAAAGAGCGGGCTGAAAAAGCGATCGCGCTATTTGATAGAGCTGGAATTGATCCTGCCTACTGGGAAACGCCGCATTACAGCGCTTCGCCCCAGCAACTGGTCGCTTTCCAAGAGCAGATCGGTTTGATCTACGAAAATAATTATTACTATCCTGAGGCCTGGAAAAGCAATAACGTCGTAAATCAGCAACAAGAATATTATTGCGGCCTTGATGTTGTACCTGCTCCTTTAGGGCATTTAAATTCCCCGGAGCGGCTTGCCGCTATGCTGGCTGTCTTAGATGATCCTGCAAAGAGCGGAACACTGGCCTCCCTGTACTTCCATCCTACCTATGAGTTTCAGTTTATAAAAGAAGTCCAACAAAAAGACGGAAAAGTTCAGTATATTTATGATGAAAATTCCCTTCTTCACCAGCTTGTGAAGGAACTAAAAAACAGAGGATACGCCTTTGTCTCGATCTATTCACTCGTAGGTTTTGTGCCTGCCCAAAGGGCGGAAAATATTCAGTTTGATCCGAGAGATGAAATCTTTGCGGGTCAGTTCGTACCGCATGCTTCGGGGAAAGCTCTGCTGATATGGAACAAGAGGGCAAATCAATGGCGCATGTCTCAATATACGGCTTCCTGGTATGCCCCCAGAGGCACAAACGCATTTCAAGACTTAGGTGTATGGCTCAAGGACTTAACGCTGGAGAAAGGAACTGTTCCATTAGTCGGGTATTTTAAAAACAAGGACAGAGAAGATCTCTTGTTATTCAATGCTGCCTCTGGAAATTTGATTTTAGCAGTAAACAATGGGAATAAATTTGTTCCTTCTCATTTAAAGTGGCAGGCTTTAAATCAATTGCAGACAGTCCTTCCCCTCTCCGCTGACCTTAATAAGGATGGTCTCACAGACCTATTTCTATATGACAAAGAACATGGCAGAATTGGTTCGGCAATCAATCAAGGCGGCCTTTTTACTGATATTACCTGGCAAGGCTTTGACCTGCTTAAAGCCAAGAACCTAAAACTTGCAGCAGGAGATTTTAATGGTGATGGGAACAGTGAACTTTTCGTAATGGATCATGATACCAAGCAGTCGAAAATGCTGGCCGGGCGAAAAGCAAACAAATTCTCTCTTGCCGCTGGAACCTGGAACAGTCCATTTTGCTTCAAACCGGATTCTCAGATATTCGCAGCAGACATTAACGGTGACGGTAAGGACGATTTACTAGTACACGACTCTGACGGTTTTTGGCAAAGCTATATCTCCAGCGGCAGTAAATTCGTCGCTGACAGACCGTTTGGCCCATGGGGATCCAGGAATGAAGATGCTGCACTTGCTGCAGACATGAATGGTGACAATCGGGCTGATCTGGTTATGATCGATCATAATACCGGCCATTACAACCTTAATACCGCTATTTCAGTTTCGGGCAAATAA
- a CDS encoding tocopherol cyclase family protein codes for MYFLRRICSPELFQGAYKSRNYFEGWYYKIISEDHENIYAVIPGIALGQNVQDAHAFVQVINGKTGRTHFFKYPESSFAYDKKRFDISIAGNHFSREHVLLNLVNTEMQISGELQFDNIVPFPKTLFNPGIMGPYSFVPMMECYHSIINIRHKIKGELIEDGCKVNFSAGEGYLEKDYGKSFPREWIWVQANHFEEKGTCFMFSIARIPWLGSSFTGIICFLLVDGRLYRFATYNGVRLEQISLEKKVITARLTRKDEILEFRAAGGSGGFLKVPKNGLMTEQIEESITASVELRLRNSQGLIFSGKSTSAGMELSENASRLIKPHSIS; via the coding sequence ATGTATTTTCTCAGAAGAATTTGTTCGCCGGAACTATTTCAGGGGGCTTATAAATCCAGGAATTATTTTGAAGGCTGGTATTACAAAATTATCAGTGAGGATCATGAAAACATTTACGCGGTGATACCCGGCATCGCGTTAGGGCAAAATGTTCAGGACGCGCACGCTTTTGTTCAGGTCATCAATGGCAAAACAGGCCGGACCCATTTTTTTAAATATCCTGAGTCATCCTTTGCCTATGATAAAAAACGCTTTGATATCAGCATCGCAGGAAACCATTTTTCTCGGGAGCACGTTCTGCTTAACCTTGTAAATACAGAGATGCAAATCAGCGGCGAACTGCAGTTTGATAACATTGTCCCTTTCCCAAAAACATTGTTCAATCCTGGTATTATGGGTCCCTATTCTTTCGTTCCGATGATGGAATGTTATCACAGTATCATAAATATCCGCCATAAAATCAAAGGCGAATTAATTGAAGACGGCTGCAAGGTCAACTTTTCGGCGGGGGAAGGGTATTTGGAAAAAGATTATGGCAAATCATTTCCCCGTGAGTGGATTTGGGTTCAGGCTAACCATTTTGAAGAAAAAGGCACCTGTTTCATGTTTTCTATCGCCAGAATCCCTTGGCTGGGTTCTAGTTTTACTGGGATTATCTGCTTCCTGTTAGTTGATGGCCGGTTATACAGATTCGCAACTTATAACGGGGTCAGACTGGAACAGATCTCTCTTGAGAAAAAAGTTATCACGGCCAGATTGACGCGCAAAGATGAAATCCTGGAGTTTAGAGCAGCAGGCGGCAGCGGGGGATTCTTGAAGGTGCCTAAGAATGGGCTTATGACTGAACAAATAGAAGAAAGTATTACTGCGAGTGTCGAACTGCGGCTCAGAAATTCGCAGGGACTTATATTTTCAGGTAAGAGTACCAGCGCCGGAATGGAATTGTCGGAGAATGCCTCTCGGCTGATTAAGCCCCATTCTATATCTTAA
- a CDS encoding protein O-GlcNAcase yields the protein MKKKIVLLSLTVLLFGLGITAIAYYNTPIKDYLFGWTTRSQTQTNGQDQTQNPRNDTTAPYQQPRAGADNEQTPPTDSFAIRGVIEGFYGTPWTMAQRTNMLTFIGQHHLNTYVYAPKDDPYQRTNWADLYPIGQLQQMKSLVQSAKANGVNFVYSISPGIPSPLPGQTLTSAMVANSITFTSKADVQLLESKIDQLRSIGVHTFMLSFDDVQHYLKSSDQRVYGSDYPKAHIDLANKLLEDETVKDSSFRLWLAPTDYYGLKDSAYWTTIRSHLDPSIQVIWTGSWVLNKSITSSEADQVRRLLGRKPLIWDNYPVNDYTYAVKKAPQLFMGPLINRSEDLSAYTSGMLANPMLQPEASKIALYTVSQYLYNPSTYQPLQAWDEALQGMSGIGDALAFRKFCQYSSQSTLDTGDNTGFSKLASAFWQEYQSGQHGPSELELRKELQLLSALPDNLKKTITNQQLLAEISPWAVKLGEEGQTGLQALVYLDLSNNDPQKLTAKHQLQTSLQQLRNNNLQIGSEVLSFIDKAESN from the coding sequence ATGAAGAAGAAAATTGTCTTGCTTTCTTTAACAGTACTTCTATTTGGGTTAGGCATTACAGCCATCGCCTATTATAATACGCCTATTAAAGATTACCTATTTGGTTGGACAACACGCTCACAAACCCAAACCAATGGTCAGGATCAAACACAAAATCCCCGGAATGATACTACGGCACCTTATCAACAGCCACGGGCAGGAGCGGACAATGAACAAACCCCACCGACAGACAGTTTTGCTATCCGTGGAGTTATTGAGGGGTTCTACGGAACTCCCTGGACTATGGCGCAAAGAACCAACATGCTTACCTTTATTGGCCAACACCATTTAAACACGTATGTCTATGCTCCCAAGGATGACCCTTATCAGCGGACCAATTGGGCAGACCTCTACCCAATTGGTCAACTACAGCAGATGAAGAGTTTGGTGCAAAGCGCAAAAGCGAATGGAGTTAATTTTGTTTATTCCATTTCTCCTGGTATCCCGTCACCGCTGCCTGGTCAAACATTGACCTCAGCAATGGTTGCCAACTCCATTACCTTTACATCTAAAGCCGATGTACAACTGCTTGAAAGCAAAATTGATCAGTTGCGTTCGATTGGAGTTCACACTTTTATGCTTTCATTTGATGATGTTCAACACTACTTGAAGAGTTCTGACCAACGAGTGTATGGTTCTGATTATCCTAAGGCTCATATCGATCTTGCAAATAAATTGCTTGAGGATGAGACTGTAAAAGATTCAAGTTTCAGGCTTTGGCTTGCTCCCACAGACTACTACGGTCTTAAGGACAGCGCCTATTGGACTACAATACGGTCACATCTAGATCCCTCTATACAGGTGATCTGGACGGGGTCTTGGGTTTTAAACAAATCCATTACAAGTAGTGAAGCTGACCAAGTACGGCGGCTTTTGGGGAGGAAACCTCTTATCTGGGACAATTATCCGGTCAACGACTATACCTATGCTGTAAAGAAAGCGCCACAACTATTTATGGGACCATTGATCAATCGTTCGGAGGATTTGTCGGCATACACGAGTGGCATGTTAGCAAATCCCATGCTTCAACCCGAAGCGTCAAAGATCGCACTTTATACTGTTTCTCAATATTTGTACAATCCCAGCACATACCAGCCGCTTCAAGCCTGGGACGAAGCGCTCCAGGGCATGTCTGGCATAGGCGATGCATTGGCCTTCCGTAAATTTTGTCAATATTCAAGCCAAAGTACACTTGATACGGGTGACAATACCGGGTTTTCCAAATTAGCCAGCGCTTTTTGGCAAGAATACCAATCAGGCCAGCATGGACCTAGTGAATTAGAACTTCGTAAAGAATTACAATTACTGAGTGCTTTGCCCGATAATCTTAAGAAGACAATAACCAACCAACAGCTTTTGGCAGAAATTAGCCCATGGGCAGTAAAACTGGGTGAAGAAGGGCAAACGGGACTACAGGCTTTAGTATATTTAGATTTATCAAACAATGATCCGCAAAAGCTCACGGCTAAGCACCAACTTCAAACAAGCTTGCAACAGTTACGAAACAACAACTTACAAATTGGTTCTGAAGTTTTATCATTTATTGATAAGGCCGAATCTAATTAG
- a CDS encoding DUF1638 domain-containing protein, translated as MGTIIVACQTIKHELNLAISETKVEYPIVFVDSGLHIYPDKLRLAIQDTVNRIDHVDTILMAFGYCGNGLLGIKAETARLIIPKAHDCISLLLGSNETRQKIMKEAGTYFLTKGWLEYERNILADFEGCVQRHGQKRALEVMKTLLHHYQRLMVIDTKAYESSDILKTTQKFADTIGLRHEEYPGSMRFLNKLLTGPWDEEFIILEQGQKMTFESMNSDNTSIKQTVFV; from the coding sequence ATGGGAACAATTATTGTAGCATGCCAAACAATAAAACATGAATTGAACCTGGCTATAAGCGAGACCAAAGTCGAATATCCCATCGTTTTCGTTGATTCTGGATTGCACATTTATCCGGACAAACTCCGCTTGGCTATACAGGATACCGTCAATCGGATTGATCATGTGGATACCATCCTTATGGCTTTTGGCTACTGTGGGAATGGTTTACTGGGAATCAAAGCTGAAACTGCCCGTTTGATCATTCCGAAAGCGCATGATTGTATAAGCCTGTTACTTGGTTCAAATGAGACCAGGCAGAAAATCATGAAAGAAGCCGGCACATATTTCCTTACAAAAGGATGGCTGGAATATGAACGCAATATTTTAGCGGATTTTGAAGGCTGTGTACAAAGACATGGCCAGAAGCGTGCGCTTGAGGTGATGAAGACCCTGCTGCATCATTACCAAAGATTAATGGTGATTGACACGAAAGCTTATGAATCGTCGGATATATTGAAGACTACCCAAAAATTTGCCGATACTATCGGTTTGCGGCATGAGGAATATCCAGGGTCAATGCGTTTTCTTAACAAATTATTAACAGGCCCTTGGGATGAAGAATTTATTATTCTGGAACAAGGGCAGAAGATGACATTCGAGTCGATGAATAGTGATAATACGAGTATTAAACAGACAGTCTTCGTCTGA
- a CDS encoding GTP-binding protein codes for MQVIILGGFLGSGKTTLLLSLAHYIVSYDQDKKEENGVSLAIIENEIGEISIDDKTLQSGGYDVSTLFSGCICCTLVSDLLICVHDISRKIKPSWIIIETTGLAYPDRVAEALREYCKKFKKLSVQVIVDAERWEELSEIMQPLIHGQIAKADGVLLNKTDLVDHHRIVQIEKSIAEINDRARVFKVSGLKGIDDEVWKSVLSLGKEMPDGQ; via the coding sequence ATGCAGGTGATAATACTTGGCGGCTTTCTCGGCTCAGGTAAAACGACATTGCTTTTGTCATTAGCCCACTATATCGTTAGCTATGATCAAGATAAGAAAGAAGAGAATGGGGTTTCACTTGCTATCATAGAAAATGAAATAGGCGAAATCAGTATAGACGACAAGACGCTTCAATCCGGTGGCTACGATGTGTCCACTTTGTTTTCAGGCTGTATTTGCTGTACACTTGTCAGCGATTTGCTGATCTGCGTTCACGATATTTCCCGGAAAATCAAGCCAAGTTGGATCATCATTGAAACAACCGGTTTAGCCTATCCGGACAGGGTGGCTGAAGCGTTGAGGGAATATTGTAAAAAGTTTAAGAAACTCAGTGTACAGGTTATAGTTGATGCGGAACGGTGGGAAGAACTTTCCGAAATTATGCAGCCTCTGATTCATGGACAGATTGCCAAAGCCGACGGGGTACTGCTCAACAAAACTGATTTGGTAGATCATCATCGAATCGTTCAAATAGAGAAGTCTATCGCGGAAATCAATGATAGAGCAAGAGTATTTAAAGTAAGCGGCTTAAAGGGAATTGATGATGAGGTATGGAAGAGTGTTCTTTCACTCGGAAAGGAAATGCCGGATGGTCAATGA
- a CDS encoding uroporphyrinogen decarboxylase family protein: MDAKQQKMQKSRERILAAIRNEKPDRTPLLLGGEIAFAKYADPSVVAADFVERPLWAIDKAVEGLDKLKYADYVWAVGLPLVFFSSTWMSKIKMPGRELGRDELWQIAEHPCMQEEDYDLILKKGWLSYYNSYMEKNLGVTEEDMQAGMQQIMYSNQKNLESGLAILNQYNMAAIYDRLCAIRGMINFARDMRKMPEKVRAVMDVMLEEEMVQANTVLGQLQATLGEGNFIVFVQPGVRGNSDFISRKQFEMFNWPAFKMQTEAILKAGGNVFFHMDGNWNTFLDYFKEFPKGRCIFDSDGMTDIYKVKEVLGDTMCITGNFGSSLMAMANPDEVYATVKKQIEDIGSDGGYIASTSCTMPPNAKPENMEALVAAVVETKI, encoded by the coding sequence ATGGACGCGAAACAACAAAAAATGCAAAAATCAAGGGAACGGATTTTGGCAGCGATCCGAAACGAAAAACCCGACCGTACGCCTCTTTTACTGGGTGGCGAGATTGCGTTTGCGAAATATGCGGATCCGTCGGTAGTTGCCGCTGATTTCGTGGAAAGGCCATTATGGGCAATCGACAAAGCGGTTGAAGGCCTTGATAAGCTCAAGTATGCTGATTACGTATGGGCTGTGGGTTTACCCCTTGTTTTCTTTTCCTCGACTTGGATGTCAAAGATCAAAATGCCGGGTCGTGAACTTGGAAGAGATGAGCTATGGCAAATTGCTGAACACCCCTGTATGCAAGAAGAGGATTACGATTTAATCCTAAAAAAAGGTTGGCTATCCTATTATAATTCTTATATGGAGAAAAATCTCGGTGTCACTGAAGAAGATATGCAAGCGGGTATGCAACAAATAATGTATTCCAACCAAAAAAATTTAGAGTCCGGGCTTGCAATCCTCAACCAATATAATATGGCTGCTATATACGATCGCCTCTGTGCGATCAGGGGGATGATTAATTTTGCCAGGGATATGCGGAAAATGCCGGAAAAAGTCAGAGCGGTGATGGATGTTATGCTGGAAGAAGAAATGGTGCAGGCAAATACGGTACTGGGCCAGTTACAAGCGACATTAGGGGAAGGGAATTTTATTGTCTTTGTCCAGCCTGGCGTTCGGGGAAACAGTGATTTTATTTCACGCAAACAATTTGAAATGTTCAACTGGCCTGCCTTCAAAATGCAAACAGAAGCAATTTTAAAGGCAGGCGGCAATGTGTTTTTCCATATGGACGGCAACTGGAATACCTTCCTGGATTATTTCAAAGAATTTCCCAAAGGCAGATGTATCTTTGATTCCGACGGAATGACCGATATATATAAAGTTAAGGAAGTTTTAGGCGATACGATGTGCATCACCGGAAACTTTGGTTCTTCTTTAATGGCAATGGCGAATCCGGACGAGGTGTATGCAACTGTTAAAAAACAAATCGAAGATATAGGGAGTGACGGCGGTTATATCGCGTCGACTTCCTGCACCATGCCTCCCAACGCCAAACCCGAAAACATGGAAGCCTTGGTGGCCGCTGTCGTTGAGACAAAGATATAA
- a CDS encoding cobalamin B12-binding domain-containing protein (Presence of a B(12) (cobalamin)-binding domain implies dependence on cobalamin itself, in one of its several forms, or in some unusual lineages, dependence on a cobalamin-like analog.), translating into MNQKLIDAMTDLDEDILYSEVRQSIATGVPALEIIADLQTGLTNVGALFSKQEYFLSELMLSADLFKQASELLGSDNTADEQEKLGTFLIGTVETDIHDIGKNIVASIMQTNGFKVIDLGEDVPVAKFVEAVKEHQPQIIGLSCLLTTCFEYMKKTIDAIKAEGLDKGRLILIGGGPTDENTLKYVGGDIRCPDAQNAVEVSKKFLGVK; encoded by the coding sequence ATGAACCAAAAACTAATTGACGCAATGACAGACTTGGATGAGGACATTTTGTACAGTGAGGTGAGACAATCGATAGCTACTGGGGTACCGGCACTAGAGATCATTGCCGACTTGCAGACCGGGTTGACGAATGTCGGTGCACTTTTTTCCAAACAGGAATATTTTTTGTCTGAACTCATGTTATCCGCTGATTTATTCAAACAAGCCAGTGAACTTCTCGGAAGTGACAATACTGCCGATGAACAGGAAAAGCTCGGCACATTTCTTATCGGTACAGTTGAAACCGATATCCACGACATTGGGAAAAATATTGTCGCCTCGATCATGCAGACGAACGGATTTAAGGTCATCGATCTTGGCGAGGATGTCCCTGTTGCAAAATTTGTGGAAGCTGTAAAAGAACATCAGCCCCAGATCATTGGACTGTCGTGTTTATTGACAACTTGTTTTGAATATATGAAAAAGACTATTGACGCCATTAAGGCGGAAGGTCTGGATAAGGGGCGTCTTATTCTAATCGGAGGAGGGCCTACTGACGAGAATACCCTTAAATATGTTGGTGGAGATATCAGATGCCCGGATGCCCAAAACGCTGTAGAGGTGTCCAAGAAATTTTTGGGGGTGAAATAA
- a CDS encoding methyltetrahydrofolate--corrinoid methyltransferase, whose protein sequence is MLIVGELINTSRSKIREAAEVRDILAICDVARKQEEAGASYLDINCGTFVEKECEIMKWLVKTVRPVVSLPLCIDSPNPEALRVGLELCGDKPMINSTTFETPRFNDVVPLAIEFGAKLIALCIDDNGMPDTADQRVKIAGDMINKLVQKGMSIDDIYIDPLVKPMSANINNGTDVLNAVNRIMNEFKGVHTICGLTNISYSLPARVNINKTFMIQTMTMGMDAYILDITKNEMAGSLYASQLLLGQDNYCRNYIKAYRKGIYGA, encoded by the coding sequence ATGCTAATTGTTGGAGAATTAATTAACACAAGTCGTTCCAAAATCAGAGAAGCGGCAGAGGTAAGGGATATATTAGCAATCTGTGATGTAGCCCGTAAACAGGAAGAAGCAGGGGCATCCTATTTGGATATTAATTGCGGGACATTTGTGGAAAAAGAATGTGAAATAATGAAATGGCTTGTAAAAACGGTACGCCCTGTTGTCAGCCTTCCTCTGTGCATTGACAGCCCGAACCCGGAAGCACTGCGTGTCGGATTGGAATTATGCGGGGATAAGCCGATGATCAACTCCACAACGTTTGAAACTCCCCGTTTCAATGACGTTGTTCCGCTGGCAATTGAGTTCGGAGCAAAGTTGATCGCTTTGTGTATAGACGATAACGGAATGCCTGACACGGCGGACCAAAGGGTTAAAATAGCGGGTGATATGATCAATAAGCTTGTTCAAAAAGGGATGTCTATCGACGACATCTACATTGATCCGTTGGTTAAACCGATGTCTGCCAACATTAATAATGGAACAGATGTTTTAAATGCCGTTAACCGCATCATGAATGAATTTAAAGGCGTTCACACCATTTGCGGTCTTACCAATATTTCCTACAGCTTGCCTGCGCGTGTCAATATCAATAAAACCTTTATGATTCAAACAATGACCATGGGAATGGATGCTTATATCTTGGATATAACCAAAAATGAGATGGCAGGTTCACTATATGCTTCCCAGCTTCTGCTCGGACAGGATAATTACTGCAGAAATTATATTAAGGCTTACAGGAAAGGTATATACGGCGCTTAA